One region of Roseicitreum antarcticum genomic DNA includes:
- a CDS encoding DDE-type integrase/transposase/recombinase has translation MIRTLHEGLLADGIAVPLTKLCAWFGVPRRTLYYTPTKAAPKVDPRLAEPIKAMIEKEPSFGYRTVAWLLGFNKNTVQRIFQIKGWQVRKRPIGMRPRIEAVPSVAAAPNERWSTDLCRVWAGRDGWTTLALVIDCHTRELLGWHLSRSGKATTAASALEHALISRFGTLGKVPVTAGRNLPKIAV, from the coding sequence TTGATCCGGACGCTCCATGAGGGCCTGCTGGCGGACGGGATCGCGGTGCCGCTTACCAAGCTATGCGCCTGGTTTGGCGTGCCGCGACGAACGCTTTACTACACGCCGACCAAGGCCGCGCCCAAGGTCGATCCCCGCTTGGCAGAGCCGATCAAGGCCATGATCGAAAAGGAGCCGTCCTTCGGCTACCGCACCGTGGCCTGGCTTCTCGGCTTCAATAAAAACACGGTGCAGCGCATCTTCCAGATCAAGGGCTGGCAGGTGCGCAAGCGCCCGATCGGCATGCGGCCGCGGATTGAAGCTGTGCCGTCCGTTGCAGCGGCGCCCAATGAGCGTTGGTCGACGGATCTCTGCCGGGTCTGGGCGGGACGCGATGGCTGGACCACGCTGGCCTTGGTCATCGACTGTCACACGCGCGAGCTTCTGGGCTGGCATCTGTCACGATCGGGAAAGGCGACCACCGCTGCCAGCGCACTGGAGCATGCGCTGATCAGCCGGTTCGGCACGCTCGGCAAAGTGCCTGTAACTGCCGGACGTAATCTCCCCAAAATCGCCGTTTGA
- the istB gene encoding IS21-like element helper ATPase IstB: MPRALEALDHIVQRLERGEVTAIEAIDALLSEEYATRETRRIDIALRTSKLLPVKTLESFDFSFQPSLDRERIAALAQLDFVRRAEVVHFLGPPGTGKSHLATALGVAAVKAGRQVYRASLAELIDALTKAERQGELAEKIRFYTRSSLLIVDEIGYLPISRGGANLFFQLVNARYEKGAMILTSNRSFAEWGEVFGDPVVATALLDRLLHHAVVVQIEGASYRLRSHADLVPDHVRANARITPPPKRRGRSPKNEAANP; the protein is encoded by the coding sequence ATGCCGCGCGCGCTGGAGGCGCTGGATCATATTGTTCAGCGGCTCGAAAGGGGTGAGGTCACGGCCATCGAGGCGATCGACGCGCTGCTGAGCGAGGAATATGCGACCCGCGAGACCCGACGGATCGATATCGCTTTGCGCACATCGAAGCTGTTGCCCGTCAAAACGCTCGAGAGCTTCGACTTCAGCTTCCAGCCGTCTCTCGACCGTGAGCGTATTGCAGCACTGGCACAGCTCGACTTCGTCCGGCGCGCCGAGGTCGTTCACTTTCTCGGGCCACCGGGCACCGGGAAAAGTCATCTGGCCACCGCACTTGGCGTTGCGGCGGTGAAGGCCGGCCGTCAGGTCTACCGTGCTTCACTGGCCGAGTTGATCGATGCTCTAACCAAAGCTGAACGCCAAGGCGAGCTCGCCGAAAAGATCCGCTTCTACACGCGCTCTTCACTGCTGATCGTCGACGAAATCGGGTATTTGCCGATCAGCCGTGGCGGCGCCAATCTGTTCTTCCAACTCGTCAATGCCCGCTACGAAAAGGGTGCGATGATCTTAACCTCAAACCGTAGCTTTGCCGAATGGGGCGAAGTCTTTGGCGATCCCGTCGTCGCCACCGCGCTCCTCGACCGGCTCCTGCACCACGCTGTCGTCGTCCAGATCGAAGGGGCCAGCTACAGGCTACGCAGCCACGCGGACCTTGTCCCTGACCATGTCCGTGCAAACGCCCGCATTACACCGCCACCAAAGCGACGCGGTCGCTCACCCAAGAACGAGGCCGCCAATCCGTAA
- a CDS encoding integrase core domain-containing protein encodes MPHEFLLRSDNGLVFTSRKYTALVRSYGLKQEFITPHCPQQNGMVERVIRTLKEQCVHRQRFDSIQHATRAMGDWIQFCNYERPHQALAMKTPAATFELAA; translated from the coding sequence GTGCCACACGAGTTCCTTCTCAGGTCCGACAACGGGCTGGTCTTTACAAGTCGGAAATACACTGCGCTGGTCCGCAGCTATGGCCTGAAACAGGAGTTCATCACGCCACATTGCCCGCAACAGAATGGCATGGTCGAGCGCGTGATCAGGACACTGAAGGAGCAGTGTGTTCATCGCCAACGCTTCGACAGCATCCAGCACGCGACGCGCGCCATGGGCGACTGGATCCAGTTCTGCAACTACGAGCGCCCACATCAAGCGCTCGCCATGAAAACCCCCGCCGCGACATTCGAATTAGCGGCCTAA
- a CDS encoding HipA domain-containing protein: MGALQEGVFIGSYDGPGRGDIENNFEEYLARLFANSQTPRLSGVQIKAPMFLDPKGRLIPSTLEPFTHILKPAGTSGFQALPVIEYLSMTLGQAAGLEAPTIALMGMPDGMPPALIVERFDIRSSADDHRRIALEDICSVLDLPPEAKYDNTIERFARAVRPLSTAPEEDLTVISRRALFAWLIADGDMHLKNLALLKIAAPGADTFESVRMAPVYDAVTTRVFPRLEHDRMALKLNGKDDRLRRADFLRLAATAGRPARTANAAIDELIERFAAGLDQIIVPDVPNLEAEMTAEAEQMLELCRERLAAWR; encoded by the coding sequence GTGGGGGCACTCCAAGAAGGCGTGTTTATCGGGAGCTATGACGGCCCGGGGCGCGGTGATATTGAGAACAATTTTGAAGAATATCTCGCGCGCTTGTTTGCAAACTCGCAGACACCGCGCCTCTCTGGTGTGCAGATCAAGGCTCCGATGTTTCTTGACCCAAAGGGACGCCTTATTCCCAGCACGCTAGAGCCCTTCACGCATATACTAAAACCTGCCGGCACAAGTGGATTTCAGGCCCTACCGGTTATCGAGTATTTGTCGATGACCTTGGGGCAGGCTGCCGGACTTGAAGCTCCGACCATCGCATTGATGGGCATGCCGGACGGTATGCCGCCGGCGTTGATTGTGGAACGCTTTGACATCCGTAGCAGTGCTGATGATCATCGACGTATTGCGCTCGAAGACATCTGCTCTGTTCTTGATTTGCCCCCTGAAGCCAAATATGATAACACGATTGAGCGGTTCGCGCGCGCCGTGCGTCCGCTTTCCACCGCGCCCGAGGAAGACCTGACGGTCATATCGAGGCGCGCGCTGTTTGCTTGGCTCATTGCCGATGGTGACATGCATCTTAAAAACCTTGCCCTACTTAAGATAGCAGCGCCTGGAGCAGACACGTTTGAGAGCGTGAGGATGGCGCCGGTCTATGATGCGGTGACGACCCGCGTATTCCCAAGGCTGGAGCATGATCGCATGGCGCTCAAGCTGAATGGCAAGGATGACCGGTTGCGGCGCGCTGACTTCCTACGCCTCGCCGCGACCGCCGGGAGACCGGCACGTACTGCCAATGCCGCTATAGACGAGCTTATCGAAAGGTTTGCCGCCGGGCTCGATCAGATCATCGTGCCGGATGTGCCGAACCTTGAAGCGGAGATGACGGCGGAGGCCGAGCAGATGCTGGAGTTGTGCCGCGAGCGGCTTGCGGCTTGGCGCTAA
- a CDS encoding HipA domain-containing protein: MSDISYPSPTVTISEASLSEFSTEGVFIGSYDGPGRGDIENNFEEYLARLFANSQTPRLSGVQIKAPMFLDPKGRLIPSTLEPFTHILKPAGTSGFQALPVIEYLSMTLGQAAGLEAPGLPPTSGPV, from the coding sequence ATGTCCGACATCTCGTATCCTTCGCCGACCGTGACGATTTCCGAAGCGAGCCTAAGTGAATTCAGCACAGAAGGCGTGTTTATCGGGAGCTATGACGGCCCGGGGCGCGGTGATATTGAGAACAATTTTGAAGAATATCTCGCGCGCTTGTTTGCAAACTCGCAGACACCGCGCCTCTCTGGTGTGCAGATCAAGGCTCCGATGTTTCTTGACCCAAAGGGACGCCTTATTCCCAGCACGCTAGAGCCCTTCACGCATATACTAAAACCTGCCGGCACAAGTGGATTTCAGGCCCTACCGGTTATCGAGTATTTGTCGATGACCTTGGGGCAGGCTGCCGGACTTGAAGCTCCTGGTCTGCCCCCAACGAGTGGTCCAGTTTGA
- a CDS encoding HipA N-terminal domain-containing protein, with the protein MTRVTRVCRRTRQSTTAVWYETAKVGTLTRATDGAISFTYEPTWLASEAAFPVASALPLSKVSWQGDPVVAAFDNLLPDAEGELREKIAARVGAQGKDVFSLLSVLGRDCVGALQFLPMDAVPAGQDMQYRIISEEEMVADLKNLAAAPLALGEDDDFRISIAGAQEKTAYLRIDGQWANPANALSTSRVIAATQKPKSAPLKSETPHEIGGQLL; encoded by the coding sequence ATGACGCGCGTTACCCGCGTCTGTCGCCGCACACGCCAAAGCACGACCGCTGTCTGGTATGAAACAGCTAAGGTCGGCACCCTGACGCGGGCGACGGATGGCGCAATCAGCTTCACATACGAACCTACCTGGCTCGCGTCCGAGGCCGCCTTTCCGGTAGCCAGCGCCCTGCCGCTGTCCAAGGTCAGCTGGCAGGGCGACCCCGTCGTCGCGGCCTTCGACAACCTGCTGCCGGATGCGGAGGGCGAGCTGCGTGAGAAGATCGCTGCGCGAGTCGGGGCACAGGGCAAGGATGTGTTCTCGCTGCTTTCGGTCTTGGGGCGCGATTGCGTCGGGGCACTTCAGTTTCTGCCGATGGATGCAGTCCCAGCGGGACAGGACATGCAGTATCGCATCATCTCGGAAGAGGAGATGGTCGCTGATCTGAAGAACCTCGCCGCTGCACCGCTCGCCCTGGGTGAAGACGATGATTTCAGAATCTCTATCGCAGGTGCGCAGGAGAAGACGGCCTATTTGCGTATCGACGGCCAATGGGCCAACCCTGCTAACGCCTTGTCGACCTCGCGCGTCATCGCGGCAACCCAGAAACCGAAATCAGCGCCCCTGAAATCAGAGACGCCGCATGAAATCGGCGGACAACTACTTTGA
- a CDS encoding helix-turn-helix domain-containing protein — protein sequence MTNTPAHPIRSLRQAGAVLRARRAAQKISQKQLGEMTGTAQSTISDIENGVVSVSLDVYLRLLEALGAELSATDRLADRGTI from the coding sequence ATGACAAACACCCCCGCACACCCCATCCGAAGCCTTCGCCAAGCCGGAGCGGTTCTGCGCGCACGGCGGGCCGCGCAGAAGATCAGCCAGAAGCAGCTGGGCGAAATGACTGGCACCGCGCAGTCGACGATTTCCGACATCGAGAACGGCGTCGTTTCGGTGAGCCTCGATGTCTATCTGCGTCTCCTCGAAGCGCTTGGCGCTGAACTGTCAGCGACAGACCGTCTGGCTGACCGGGGCACCATCTAA
- a CDS encoding calcium-binding protein codes for MTVPTIRLNYSSTGAAVTFGSTLDLFSTGVQNVSWDSEDSTLGQVAGILGVDASLNLDYNFDLDAFWELSIGQNQLDLWYDIFIAYDESTIIAEGDTYVLDTSRWFVQDMELSDIGTTNSGSAEVGLEYDILLDLNEAELNAWGGTVNFAPTDPIIDITDERIVLLGGSIDDGSIDFYGMFGELFSSEIYDTEGEYNISVLPGTSITWDFDEDLSVENIISGTEDLIGGNHDLTWQNFSFTQESEDNDNFIGLNFDLDAILQYFGILPPNPFHPNPLTGFFDYTLEGTLPVVGQIALAAELLDIDLNLGLELERIVSFEQSDSSLEILDNGIVVGSGAFGDSISFDPGIISGSSENFSIAISVSGTYTQSYGVSFNLIPIITAIRAELGWGRINNSLEENGNGELFSTVPEAFFNYSGFDVVEFLQALDLIESNELYSSGFIEVHTVETDITLTSDGTNDFTITAIDGTQELEAPPEIADVTNGTDASTGFSDTGIDVGDPDYEPDPLAGSQTFVLDEIARNTTIDGGSGTDTAWIGGGGSPQYGNGVRIANGNVLGNTASALSINTYLQELAGGAAYIITQQWGNPLYHDVAIVDVEEVNVDGGLGNDLVVYLNGTQYFGGAATDTFAANWRGQTAAINWSLATTNATTLANGVTVGGFERAHLLLGSGNDAVTGGNSSDYLDGGAGNDTLAGGGGNNTLIGGAGNDVIEGGAGNDTIDGGAGDDVILDTQGGTLAGGAGNDRFYIHELGDGSIDGGSGTDTAWIVGGGSPQYGNGVRIANGNVLGNTASALSINTYLQELAGGAAYIITQQWGNPLYHDVAIVDVEEVNVDGGLGNDLVVYLNGTQYFGGAATDTFAANWRGQTAAINWSLATTNATTLANGVTVGGFERAHLLLGSGNDAVTGGNSSDYLDGGAGNDTLAGGGGNNTLIGGAGNDVIEGGRRE; via the coding sequence ATGACTGTACCAACCATTCGTTTGAATTATAGCTCAACTGGCGCGGCTGTGACGTTCGGCAGTACGCTCGATTTGTTTTCGACAGGTGTACAAAACGTCAGCTGGGATAGTGAGGATAGCACTTTAGGGCAGGTTGCCGGTATCCTAGGCGTCGATGCTTCACTGAACCTGGATTATAACTTTGATCTAGATGCCTTCTGGGAGCTCAGCATTGGCCAAAACCAGCTCGACCTCTGGTACGATATTTTCATTGCCTACGATGAGAGCACCATCATTGCCGAAGGCGACACCTATGTCCTTGATACGAGCCGTTGGTTTGTACAGGATATGGAGCTGTCCGACATTGGCACAACAAACAGCGGTTCTGCTGAAGTCGGTCTTGAGTATGATATCTTACTTGATCTCAACGAAGCCGAATTGAATGCATGGGGCGGCACGGTAAATTTTGCCCCAACTGATCCGATCATTGATATCACAGACGAAAGAATAGTACTCCTTGGTGGATCAATTGATGATGGTTCAATTGATTTCTATGGAATGTTTGGAGAACTGTTTTCATCTGAAATATATGACACTGAAGGTGAATACAACATTTCGGTGCTCCCAGGGACATCGATAACATGGGACTTCGACGAAGACCTTTCCGTTGAAAATATTATCTCTGGTACTGAAGATCTCATTGGTGGCAACCATGATTTGACGTGGCAAAATTTTTCCTTCACTCAAGAGAGCGAGGATAATGATAATTTCATAGGGCTGAATTTTGATTTGGACGCGATCCTCCAATATTTTGGGATTTTGCCGCCCAATCCCTTCCATCCAAACCCTTTGACAGGTTTTTTTGACTACACTCTCGAAGGCACCCTACCGGTTGTAGGCCAAATCGCTCTTGCAGCGGAATTGCTTGACATAGACTTGAACCTAGGATTGGAGCTGGAACGGATTGTGTCATTTGAACAATCCGACAGCAGTTTAGAAATATTAGATAATGGAATTGTAGTTGGTTCAGGCGCATTTGGGGACTCGATCTCCTTCGATCCCGGTATCATCAGCGGCAGCAGCGAGAACTTTTCCATCGCCATATCGGTTTCTGGAACATATACTCAGTCTTATGGTGTGTCCTTTAATTTGATTCCCATCATAACTGCTATTCGCGCTGAGCTTGGGTGGGGCAGAATTAATAACTCGCTCGAGGAGAATGGTAATGGAGAGTTATTTAGTACGGTACCCGAAGCGTTTTTTAACTACTCTGGTTTTGACGTCGTTGAGTTCCTTCAGGCCCTTGATCTAATAGAGAGTAACGAACTTTATTCAAGCGGCTTCATTGAGGTTCACACGGTCGAGACTGATATCACGCTCACCTCTGACGGAACCAACGACTTCACAATCACTGCTATTGATGGGACGCAGGAACTGGAAGCGCCACCTGAAATTGCTGATGTGACCAATGGAACAGATGCCTCGACCGGATTTTCAGACACAGGCATCGACGTTGGCGACCCCGATTATGAACCTGATCCGCTGGCTGGATCACAAACCTTTGTGTTGGACGAAATCGCCCGAAACACGACGATTGACGGCGGCTCTGGAACGGACACGGCGTGGATCGGCGGCGGCGGCAGTCCGCAGTACGGCAACGGCGTGCGGATAGCCAATGGCAATGTTCTGGGGAATACGGCATCCGCCCTTTCCATCAACACATACCTGCAAGAGCTTGCAGGCGGTGCCGCCTACATCATCACGCAGCAATGGGGAAACCCACTTTACCATGATGTCGCGATCGTGGATGTCGAAGAAGTCAACGTGGATGGCGGCCTTGGCAATGACCTTGTCGTCTACCTGAACGGCACGCAGTATTTCGGCGGTGCCGCAACAGACACCTTTGCTGCCAACTGGCGCGGCCAGACCGCTGCGATCAACTGGTCACTGGCGACGACCAACGCAACCACCCTTGCCAATGGCGTCACGGTCGGCGGGTTCGAGCGGGCGCATCTGCTGCTCGGCTCCGGCAATGATGCCGTGACGGGCGGGAACAGCTCGGATTACCTCGACGGTGGCGCGGGCAACGACACCCTCGCAGGCGGCGGCGGCAACAACACCCTCATCGGCGGCGCAGGCAACGATGTCATCGAGGGGGGCGCAGGGAATGATACTATTGACGGCGGCGCAGGCGACGATGTCATCCTCGATACGCAGGGCGGCACGCTTGCTGGCGGTGCAGGCAATGATCGCTTCTACATCCATGAGTTGGGCGATGGTTCAATCGACGGCGGCTCTGGAACGGACACGGCGTGGATCGTCGGCGGCGGCAGTCCGCAGTACGGCAACGGCGTGCGGATAGCCAATGGCAATGTTCTGGGGAATACGGCATCCGCCCTTTCCATCAACACATACCTGCAAGAGCTTGCAGGCGGTGCCGCCTACATCATCACGCAGCAATGGGGAAACCCACTTTACCATGATGTCGCGATCGTGGATGTCGAAGAAGTCAACGTGGATGGCGGCCTTGGCAATGACCTTGTCGTCTACCTGAACGGCACGCAGTATTTCGGCGGTGCCGCAACAGACACCTTTGCTGCCAACTGGCGCGGCCAGACCGCTGCGATCAACTGGTCACTGGCGACGACCAACGCAACCACCCTTGCCAATGGCGTCACGGTCGGCGGGTTCGAGCGGGCGCATCTGCTGCTCGGCTCCGGCAATGATGCCGTGACGGGCGGGAACAGCTCGGATTACCTCGACGGTGGCGCGGGCAACGACACCCTCGCAGGCGGCGGCGGCAACAACACCCTCATCGGCGGCGCAGGCAACGATGTCATCGAGGGGGGGCGCAGGGAATGA